Part of the Pueribacillus theae genome, GTTTCCGGGTACTTGACAAATCAAGACATTGTGTTTTCAAGTAGATATTATTTTCATATCAAAAGAATATTTGTTGTTGATGGCTTCCTTTCATAGTTTTTCCAGAAGACAGATAGAATCTGAGCTTTCAGAGTATGCCCACTTGTTTGGAATCGAGCCATTTCTTAATACACCACTCAAACAATGCTCAAAAGGTACCAAACAAAAAGTAGGTCTTATTCAAGCGCTCCTTATGAAACCAGACGTTCTTCTATTAGACGAGCCGTTAACTGGATTGGACACTTCAGCCCAGCTCCAGCTTATTCACCTTTTAGAAAAGCTAAAAAAGCAGGTAACCATCATTTTTACGACTCATGAAGATATAATAATTAAAAAACTGGCGAATCAAATTTTATTTTTAGAATCTGGAAAGATTTCATCGGATAAGAAACCATTAAAAATAAAAAGACTAATCAAGATAGGGTTTCATGATAAAAAGATTTTTAGAAAAATAGATGCGTTCGACATTCAGTATAAAGGGAACACTGCTTTGATTACAGTCGATGCAGCGATAAGTGATCAATTATTATTAGACTTATTAAATAAAAAATGCTCTGTACTGGAAGTCAGGGAAGAGAGGGAAGTATGAGGGGGTTCATTCGTTATCAATTCATAAGTTATATTCGTTCATTAAAAATGATTCCTCCGCTAACTGTATTTGGCTTATGGGTCATTATTTTATATACCTACAAAGATGTTCCCATTTTAAGCAGTTATGCAGTAACAAGCATTGCAATTTATTTAATTATGGCTTGGATCACAATGAGTATTTTTTCAATAGAGGGAGAAAGTGAAAAACATATTTTATTTATGCAGTTAGGCAGCAAGCTTCGCTATTTATGGGGGAAATGGGCAATATGCCTCTTCGCTGCAATAATACTAATCATATTTTCGATTTTTTATCCTATTCTGATGAATAATTTTAGAGAAGCGATTCAACCGATACACTTCGGACTATCAATCTACAACCATTTCATTTTAGCCTTGTTCGGCATTTTCGTAGGTACCTTTTTCTCTGTTACATCTTTTGCTTCAAAGAAATACACATGGCTATCAGCGATCCTGGTCATTGTTGTTTCAATTTCTTACAGTGGGTTGGTAGAAAAAGTGGGTCTATTGAAATGGGGACTTCTCCTATTTCCGCCGGTTATGAATGTGATTAAGTATTTGAATGGCGAAGATATGGTACATATTGGGCAAGAATTTTGGCTCGCTGTATTATGGGGGCTTACATATACGGTTGTAGGTTTTATTGTAATATTAAAAATGTTTCTTCTGAAAGAAAGGTAAGTTCTGTCCACTGAATAAAAAGCTCTCTTTAACATGAATAGATTTTAACATTCGAGGAAGTATAAAAACATACCAATGATAAGAATTAAGGGAGGCTGTTATGGGAATTTTAGGCGGAAATCCAAAGAATGAACCTATGCACTACGGAGAAGTATTTGGTATATGGTCTTTTTTAGTTGGGGCCAAAGGGATGATTGCCTGTTACCAAACACATTTAAATCATACAGGAGACGCTGATCTTCATGAATTATTGGGAGAAGCCCTCAAGCAAAAACAGCAAGAGGTCAAACAAATTGAAGGATTATTAAAAGAAAATGGTGTTGGTTTACCGCCAACTCCACCGGATCGCCCAAAGGCAAGCCTTGAAAGTATTCCGGTAGGTGCGCGTTTTCTTGATCAAGAGATTGCTGCGTCATTAATGAAGGACGTAGCCGCAGGTTTGGTAGCGTGCAGTACGATTATGGGAGAATCCATCCGAGAAGATATTGCTATGATGTTTGGACAAATGCATACACAAAAAGCAGCATTCGGCGCAAAAGTTCTTCGCCTAAATAAGGAAAAGGGCTGGTTAATTCCTCCACCTCTTCATCAGTTTCCGGCTGATTGTTGAATTTTATTTCGATCTGGTCTGAAAAGCAGGAGCTTCCATTTCGTTGGCAGCTCCTTTTCGCTTTGGGCAAAAATGGAAATTAATAAATCAACTCCATTCACAACTCCAAATGATAGCAATTCTCTAAATGTAAGAACATTTGCTTGTTTGATTGCTTGTTATTTATTATAGTAATAACATCGATCATTTGAAATGAGGAATCAATCTTGAAACACTCGATATATGGTTTAACGAAAGAACAATTAACAGCATGGCTGTTGGAGCATGGCCAGAAGAAATTCCGTGCCGAGCAAATCTGGGACTGGCTCTATAAAAAGCGCGTCTCAAACTTTTCAGATATGAAAAATTTGAACAAAGAATGTTTGGCACTCTTGGAAGAACACTTTGTCTTACAATCATTGGAACAATCAGTAAAACAAGTATCTGCGGACGGAACAACGAAGTTTTTATTTAGGATGCAAGATGGCAACTTAATTGAAACGGTATTGATGCGTTTTAATTACGGCCTGTCTGTTTGTGTCACAACGCAAGTAGGCTGTAATATCGGCTGCAGCTTTTGTGCTAGCGGCTTATTGAAAAAAAATCGAGACTTGCACGCTGGAGAAATTGTGGAGCAAATTATGAAAGTACAGCAGCACCTCGATGAACAAGGGAAAGAAGAGCGGGTCAGCAACATTGTTGTCATGGGAATAGGGGAACCATTCGACAATTATGATAACCTAATGGATTTTTTACACGTTGTGAACGATCCGAAAGGATTGGCCATCGGGGCGAGGCATATTACCGTTTCAACGAGCGGCATCGTTCCAAAAATGTACGAATTTGCCGATGAAAACTTGCGCATTAATTTAGCTCTATCACTTCATGCGCCAAACGATGAACTGCGTACTAAAATTATGAAAATCAACAGAGCCTATCCGATTGCAAAATTGATGGAGGCAGTTGATTATTATACAAAAAAAACGAACCGGAGACTCACAATCGAGTATATCTTATTAAGAGATGTGAATGATCACATAAAGGAAGCCGAAGAGCTTGCAAAACTGCTGCAAAGCAGAAAACATCTGACGTATGTCAATCTAATCCCTTACAACCCCGTTGATGAGTATACACAATATCAAAGAAGCGAAAAAACATCCATTCTTGCCTTCTATGACACATTAAAGAAAAAAGGTATTCAATGCGGCATTCGCCATGAACAAGGGACAGATATTGATGCAGCATGCGGACAACTCAGAAGTAAACAGATAAAAAAAACGAAGGCGATATAATATAAAGCAGACAAAACAGTGAACAAGTTAAAACATTTTTAACCGTAAGATAGTGTTACCTTTACCGGTAAATGATCAGAGGCTTTTGGTATATTTGTTACAATTTCTGTTTCAACGACCCGAAAGTTACGACTCGTAAATATGTAGTCCAATCTCATTCTTGGCCGAAGTGATGGATACGTATAGCCTGGACCCTTTCCTGAAGAATGCCAAACATCTTGAAGATCACGGGTTATTTTTCGCCATCCTCTTGATCCGGGCCTCATATTCCAGTCTCCCATGATAATAATAGGATGAGAATACTTGTGAAGCTGGTTCACAATAAAATTCGTTTGCTTCTTATGAAGAAAAGGGTTAAGGCTTAGGTGAGTCACATTAGTTTGAAAAAGCTGTTTATTTATTTGAATGGTTGCTTCGAGCATCGACCTTCCTTCGATGAGCCCAGGTATAAAATCAAACGGATGCCCTTTTTTTGTAACGATTGGATATCGAGATAAAAGGGCATTTCCATATTGCCTTTTTGTCTTCAAACGTTTCGACTTTAAAGCGAGGGAAGGACTGTAAGCATGCTCCATGTTTAACTGGTTCGCGAGCCACCTAATCTGGTCTTCGTAGTTACTTCGCTTAGAAAAATGTTTATCTACCTCATTGAGCCCGACAATATCTGCATCACTTTTTTTAATAACCTCAGCAATTCTGTCTAGATTTACTTGTTTATCCATGCCCTTGCCATAATGAATATTGTATGTCATGGCCTTGATAATCAAAAAATCCTCTCCTTTGCTGCTCTCTATATACTTTATTTACATAAAAAAGAAAAAGAATTCCATAAAGTTTAAAGAGAAATGAGGAATGACTGCTACTAGGCATGGCAGATTCAGAGAAACCACAAACCGCTGCCTATCCCTCCCGAACATTCTGTGGTATAATATAAAAGTACCCCCGTTATGTATCATAAACATTTTATAAAAATTATAGACAAATGAAGGTGATACTTACATGCACAATCCTGAAGAAATAAAGGTGACACACCGATCAGTAAAAGAAAAAGAACAATTAATTAACCGTTTAAAACGAATTGAAGGGCAAGTACGCGGCATTCAAAATATGATTGAGAATGATCGATATTGTGTCGATATCCTTACACAAATTTCTGCAATTAATGCAGCGATGAATAAAGTAGGGCTTCATTTATTGGAGAAGCATACACAGCATTGTGTAGCTGATGCTATAAAAGAAGGAGACGAAGAAGCAGCAATTCAAGAATTAATGGATGTTTTTAAACGGTTTTCCAAATAGACAAAGCCAGTTCTTTATGACTGGCATTTTATTTTTTTAGTATACATACCTAACCCCGAGTAAGGATTAATCATGTGAGATGATTTCTACACCTCCAAGCCCAACTTCTCTTTATCCCACTTCCAATACGCTTTATTTTTTCCAATTTTATCCGAATCCTAATTCACTATAAGTATTTTGAAAAGAATAGAATCAGATAAGGGAGGTATGCTATTTATGAGCCGCGAAACATTATTTTTTAAATGAAATACAGGAACTGATGTAAACC contains:
- a CDS encoding AAA family ATPase codes for the protein MASFHSFSRRQIESELSEYAHLFGIEPFLNTPLKQCSKGTKQKVGLIQALLMKPDVLLLDEPLTGLDTSAQLQLIHLLEKLKKQVTIIFTTHEDIIIKKLANQILFLESGKISSDKKPLKIKRLIKIGFHDKKIFRKIDAFDIQYKGNTALITVDAAISDQLLLDLLNKKCSVLEVREEREV
- a CDS encoding DUF3231 family protein gives rise to the protein MGILGGNPKNEPMHYGEVFGIWSFLVGAKGMIACYQTHLNHTGDADLHELLGEALKQKQQEVKQIEGLLKENGVGLPPTPPDRPKASLESIPVGARFLDQEIAASLMKDVAAGLVACSTIMGESIREDIAMMFGQMHTQKAAFGAKVLRLNKEKGWLIPPPLHQFPADC
- the rlmN gene encoding 23S rRNA (adenine(2503)-C(2))-methyltransferase RlmN, whose product is MKHSIYGLTKEQLTAWLLEHGQKKFRAEQIWDWLYKKRVSNFSDMKNLNKECLALLEEHFVLQSLEQSVKQVSADGTTKFLFRMQDGNLIETVLMRFNYGLSVCVTTQVGCNIGCSFCASGLLKKNRDLHAGEIVEQIMKVQQHLDEQGKEERVSNIVVMGIGEPFDNYDNLMDFLHVVNDPKGLAIGARHITVSTSGIVPKMYEFADENLRINLALSLHAPNDELRTKIMKINRAYPIAKLMEAVDYYTKKTNRRLTIEYILLRDVNDHIKEAEELAKLLQSRKHLTYVNLIPYNPVDEYTQYQRSEKTSILAFYDTLKKKGIQCGIRHEQGTDIDAACGQLRSKQIKKTKAI
- a CDS encoding endonuclease/exonuclease/phosphatase family protein, whose protein sequence is MIIKAMTYNIHYGKGMDKQVNLDRIAEVIKKSDADIVGLNEVDKHFSKRSNYEDQIRWLANQLNMEHAYSPSLALKSKRLKTKRQYGNALLSRYPIVTKKGHPFDFIPGLIEGRSMLEATIQINKQLFQTNVTHLSLNPFLHKKQTNFIVNQLHKYSHPIIIMGDWNMRPGSRGWRKITRDLQDVWHSSGKGPGYTYPSLRPRMRLDYIFTSRNFRVVETEIVTNIPKASDHLPVKVTLSYG
- a CDS encoding metal-sensing transcriptional repressor encodes the protein MHNPEEIKVTHRSVKEKEQLINRLKRIEGQVRGIQNMIENDRYCVDILTQISAINAAMNKVGLHLLEKHTQHCVADAIKEGDEEAAIQELMDVFKRFSK